Proteins from a genomic interval of Bacteroidota bacterium:
- a CDS encoding CoA pyrophosphatase gives MSFNLIIKQLKEQLKLELPGKNAQLSMSPLERMKGVKLPIDEINAKKSAVLIQIFPKKGIPHFVFIKRTIDNGAHSGQISFPGGKFEKQDKTLCKTATRETNEEIGISENDIEIIGSLTPLFVPVSNFMIYPYVGFLRYEPNFKKNKDEVKKIIEAGIAEISNNKSKKEGIFKSKDILVKAPFYSANGDSIWGATAMILSEFFEIYSRINIHNS, from the coding sequence GTGAGCTTTAATCTTATCATTAAGCAATTAAAGGAGCAATTAAAATTAGAATTGCCTGGTAAAAATGCCCAGTTAAGTATGTCGCCTTTAGAAAGAATGAAAGGTGTTAAATTGCCGATTGATGAAATAAATGCAAAAAAAAGTGCTGTATTGATTCAAATTTTTCCAAAGAAAGGAATTCCACATTTTGTTTTCATAAAACGCACTATCGACAATGGAGCACATAGCGGCCAAATCAGTTTTCCGGGCGGGAAATTCGAAAAGCAAGACAAAACTCTGTGTAAAACTGCAACTCGCGAAACTAACGAAGAGATAGGCATCAGTGAAAACGACATTGAAATTATTGGCTCATTAACTCCTCTTTTTGTTCCGGTTAGCAATTTTATGATTTATCCCTATGTTGGATTTCTTCGTTACGAGCCAAATTTTAAAAAAAATAAGGATGAGGTAAAAAAAATAATTGAAGCAGGTATTGCTGAAATCTCGAATAATAAAAGTAAGAAAGAAGGGATATTTAAATCGAAAGATATTTTAGTGAAAGCCCCTTTTTATAGTGCCAACGGAGATAGTATTTGGGGAGCTACAGCCATGATATTAAGTGAGTTTTTTGAAATTTATTCAAGAATTAATATTCATAATTCCTGA
- the tsaD gene encoding tRNA (adenosine(37)-N6)-threonylcarbamoyltransferase complex transferase subunit TsaD, with product MSTIILGIESSCDDTSAAIIKDGIILSNNIANQDVHKSYGGVVPELASRSHQQNIVPVVELAIKNAGITKNQISAVAFTEGPGLLGSLLVGSSFAKGFSLSLNIPLIGVNHLQAHILAHFIKENENDDHLPEFPFLCLLVSGGHTQIVQINDYLSMEVLGSTIDDAAGEAFDKCGKIMGFEYPAGPIIDEISKKANENKFVFTKPKVAGYNYSFSGLKTAFLYFIRDQLKINNEFINENKADLSASIQKTIVEILMQKLVEASKNTGISEVAVAGGVAANSRLSRALLEESENRNWKIHIPKKKFTTDNAAMIAITGYYKYLEKLFSSQNITPKAKLLF from the coding sequence ATGAGCACAATTATTTTAGGAATTGAATCTTCGTGCGACGACACTTCTGCTGCTATTATTAAAGATGGAATAATCCTTTCAAACAATATTGCTAATCAGGATGTACACAAGTCTTATGGTGGAGTTGTTCCAGAATTGGCTTCACGATCACATCAACAAAACATTGTTCCTGTTGTTGAGCTTGCAATAAAAAATGCAGGAATTACTAAAAATCAAATCTCAGCAGTTGCATTTACCGAAGGTCCGGGTTTGTTAGGCTCACTATTAGTAGGAAGCTCTTTTGCAAAAGGATTTTCACTTAGTTTGAATATTCCATTAATTGGGGTAAATCATCTCCAGGCTCATATTTTAGCCCATTTTATTAAAGAAAACGAAAATGACGATCATCTTCCGGAATTTCCTTTTTTATGCCTACTTGTTTCCGGTGGGCATACTCAAATTGTTCAAATCAACGATTATCTAAGTATGGAAGTTTTAGGTTCGACTATTGACGATGCCGCTGGCGAAGCTTTCGATAAATGCGGAAAAATAATGGGATTTGAATATCCGGCAGGACCAATAATTGACGAAATTTCGAAGAAAGCAAACGAGAATAAATTTGTATTTACAAAACCTAAAGTAGCCGGTTACAATTATAGTTTTTCTGGACTAAAAACGGCGTTTTTATATTTCATAAGAGATCAACTAAAAATAAATAATGAATTTATAAATGAGAATAAAGCCGATTTGAGTGCTTCAATCCAAAAAACTATAGTAGAGATATTGATGCAAAAACTTGTAGAAGCTTCCAAAAATACCGGTATAAGTGAGGTTGCGGTTGCAGGAGGTGTGGCAGCAAATTCAAGGCTGAGCAGAGCATTATTAGAGGAATCAGAAAACAGAAACTGGAAAATTCATATTCCAAAGAAAAAATTTACAACTGACAATGCTGCAATGATTGCAATTACAGGATATTACAAATATTTAGAAAAGCTCTTTTCGAGCCAAAATATTACTCCAAAAGCAAAACTATTGTTTTAA
- a CDS encoding nitroreductase family protein, which produces MNNIITRRSIRKFSQEIVTSKQVNLILKAAMYAPSAVNEQPWHFIVIEEQKKLKEITKVHPHAKMLKEAPLAILVCWDDNLLKTSGYFEQDCAAATQNMLLAIHSMKLGAVWLGVHPRLERKEGLRKLFTIPENVHPFSLIAIGHPAEQKDHPQRFLEDRIHIEKW; this is translated from the coding sequence ATTAATAATATAATTACTCGTAGAAGCATTCGGAAGTTTTCGCAAGAAATTGTTACATCGAAGCAAGTAAATTTAATTTTGAAGGCAGCAATGTATGCTCCCTCAGCAGTAAATGAGCAACCCTGGCATTTTATCGTAATCGAAGAGCAAAAAAAGCTCAAAGAAATTACAAAAGTTCATCCTCATGCAAAAATGCTTAAAGAAGCACCACTTGCAATTTTGGTATGCTGGGACGATAATCTTTTGAAAACTTCAGGATATTTTGAACAAGATTGCGCAGCAGCTACTCAAAACATGCTACTTGCTATTCACAGTATGAAATTGGGTGCAGTTTGGTTAGGTGTTCATCCTCGTTTAGAACGGAAAGAAGGATTAAGAAAACTTTTTACAATTCCGGAAAATGTTCATCCGTTTTCTTTGATTGCAATTGGTCATCCTGCCGAACAAAAAGACCATCCACAGCGTTTTTTAGAAGATAGAATTCATATTGAAAAATGGTAA
- a CDS encoding DUF3520 domain-containing protein, which yields MKLSLIFGVLLVILLSLSFKSSNKKNRVKSGFGIVKGKIIDESDNKPISGANVFLFNNSGLYTSQKTKGDGSFIFENIPANKYTFKAEKQGFTNYTQHNLIIEENKTISVNVSLKVVEKFELDIVEDVNTDIVSDEVEHISSTEVVDYESLKVPQTISKKRFKSKGISAMSMGNRNYCRQEQNFVPHNTEAYDKINENIFKDVVNNPLSTFSIDVDRASYSNVRRFLNGNQMPYKDAVRIEEMVNYFNYNYPKPKNGDPFSVNMEIGKCPWNENHQMALIGLQGENLKSESIPSGNMVFLLDVSGSMKSANKLPLLKKAFKILVNNLRPDDRVAIVVYAGAAGCVLESTSGQNKEKIISALDKLSAGGSTAGGAGIKLAYKIAKENFIKNGNNRVILATDGDFNVGASSDGEMVRLIEEKRKDGIYLSILGFGMGNYKDSKMEKLSNAGNGNYAYIDNIREAKKIFGEELWGTLYTIAKDVKIQIEFNPAKIKAYRLIGYENRILNKEDFNDDKKDAGDIGCGHTVTAIYEIILNDSEEIVSDVDPLEYQFIKPVRSSNLLTLKLRYKKPNQNTSNLITQKIRDEDVQKERSSENFVWAAAVAEFGMILRDSEHKANSSYQQVIALAKQACEDDENGHKKEFIKLVETAELLSKN from the coding sequence ATGAAGCTCAGTTTAATTTTTGGAGTATTATTGGTTATTTTATTGAGCTTGTCATTTAAGAGTTCAAATAAAAAAAATCGAGTAAAATCGGGTTTTGGAATTGTTAAAGGAAAAATTATTGATGAGTCTGACAATAAACCAATTTCAGGAGCAAATGTATTTTTATTCAACAATTCAGGACTTTATACAAGTCAAAAAACCAAAGGTGATGGAAGTTTTATTTTTGAAAATATTCCAGCAAATAAATATACTTTTAAAGCTGAAAAACAAGGCTTTACAAATTATACTCAGCACAATTTGATTATTGAAGAAAACAAAACAATATCAGTAAATGTGAGCTTAAAAGTTGTAGAGAAATTTGAGCTGGATATTGTTGAAGATGTTAATACCGACATTGTTAGTGATGAAGTTGAACATATTTCCTCCACAGAAGTTGTTGATTATGAGAGTTTGAAAGTTCCGCAAACTATTAGTAAAAAAAGATTTAAATCAAAAGGCATTTCAGCAATGTCAATGGGAAATAGAAATTATTGCAGGCAAGAACAGAATTTTGTTCCTCACAATACCGAAGCCTATGACAAAATTAACGAAAACATTTTTAAAGATGTGGTGAACAATCCATTATCTACATTTTCAATTGATGTAGATCGAGCATCGTATTCTAATGTTCGTAGATTTTTGAATGGAAACCAAATGCCTTATAAAGATGCAGTTAGAATTGAAGAAATGGTTAATTATTTTAATTACAATTATCCAAAACCAAAAAACGGAGACCCATTTTCTGTAAATATGGAAATCGGAAAATGTCCGTGGAACGAAAATCATCAAATGGCTTTGATTGGCTTGCAAGGAGAAAATTTAAAGTCAGAAAGTATTCCTTCCGGCAATATGGTTTTTTTATTAGATGTCTCAGGCTCCATGAAATCAGCAAACAAACTTCCATTGCTAAAAAAAGCTTTTAAAATATTAGTCAATAATTTGCGACCAGACGACCGTGTAGCCATAGTAGTTTATGCCGGAGCAGCAGGTTGTGTCCTGGAATCTACTTCCGGACAAAACAAAGAAAAAATTATTTCAGCACTTGATAAACTTAGTGCCGGAGGTTCTACTGCCGGTGGTGCCGGAATAAAACTTGCCTATAAAATTGCTAAAGAAAACTTCATAAAAAATGGGAATAATCGTGTAATTCTTGCAACAGATGGAGATTTCAATGTAGGTGCAAGCAGCGATGGCGAAATGGTAAGATTGATTGAAGAGAAAAGAAAAGATGGAATTTATCTTTCAATTTTGGGTTTTGGAATGGGAAATTATAAAGACTCGAAAATGGAAAAACTCTCTAATGCAGGAAATGGAAATTATGCCTATATTGATAATATTAGAGAAGCAAAAAAAATATTTGGTGAAGAACTATGGGGCACTTTATATACAATTGCAAAAGATGTGAAAATTCAAATAGAATTTAATCCGGCTAAAATAAAAGCCTATCGACTGATTGGTTACGAAAACCGGATTTTAAACAAAGAAGATTTTAACGACGATAAAAAAGATGCCGGAGATATTGGTTGTGGACACACAGTTACAGCAATTTATGAGATAATTTTGAACGATTCAGAAGAAATTGTTTCAGATGTTGATCCTTTGGAATATCAATTTATAAAGCCAGTGCGAAGCTCAAATTTGCTGACATTAAAACTACGCTATAAAAAACCAAACCAGAATACTAGCAACTTAATAACTCAAAAAATCAGAGACGAGGATGTTCAAAAAGAAAGGTCATCGGAAAATTTTGTTTGGGCTGCTGCTGTGGCAGAATTTGGAATGATTTTGAGAGATTCGGAACATAAAGCAAATTCATCCTATCAGCAGGTTATTGCTTTAGCAAAACAAGCTTGTGAAGATGATGAGAATGGACACAAAAAAGAATTTATAAAATTGGTTGAAACTGCTGAATTGCTCTCGAAAAATTGA
- a CDS encoding PAS domain-containing sensor histidine kinase, translated as MMNNENSKNNLSDKASNSFLPKNESFSENDEKYKALLETSPNAISIATFDGKFVDCNNEFSTLLGYSEHEIIGSYAKELNIWKNADREKLLMNELSANGFVKNFEVFFIRKNAEEVFANLFARIIQIDDISYVLCFVEDKTKQIEFEKGLKKSEQHLRELNMTKDKFFSIIAHDLKSPFNAILGFAELLYQDFDLYNNDDKRNFAKNIMYASKNTYKLIENLLQWSRTQTGKIKYRPDYYDFSIIANDTISVLREQAIKKNITLRSDISFNTIAYFDSNMIITLLRNLVSNAIKFSFRDSEVFIRSEYIKKEVDSQKKSYLQISVSDKGVGIRKENFDKLFYIDKHFKTEGTENEKGTGLGLILCKEFVEINDGTIWLESEIGKGSTFYFCLPMID; from the coding sequence ATGATGAATAACGAAAATAGCAAGAACAATTTATCTGACAAAGCTTCAAACAGTTTTCTGCCTAAAAATGAATCATTTTCGGAAAATGATGAAAAATATAAAGCACTTCTCGAAACCTCACCAAATGCTATTTCAATAGCAACTTTCGATGGAAAATTTGTTGATTGTAACAATGAGTTCTCAACTCTTTTGGGATACTCAGAACATGAAATAATTGGCAGTTATGCTAAAGAGTTAAATATTTGGAAAAATGCAGATAGAGAAAAATTGTTGATGAACGAACTATCGGCAAACGGATTTGTGAAAAATTTTGAAGTTTTTTTTATTCGCAAAAATGCTGAAGAGGTGTTTGCAAATCTTTTCGCCCGAATTATTCAAATTGATGATATATCATACGTTTTGTGTTTCGTCGAAGACAAAACCAAACAAATAGAATTTGAGAAAGGTTTAAAAAAATCTGAGCAACATTTGAGAGAACTGAATATGACAAAAGATAAGTTTTTCTCAATAATTGCACACGATTTGAAAAGTCCTTTTAATGCGATTTTAGGATTTGCCGAATTGCTTTATCAAGATTTTGATTTATATAACAACGACGACAAGCGTAACTTCGCAAAAAATATAATGTATGCCTCAAAAAATACCTATAAGTTGATTGAGAATTTACTTCAATGGTCGAGAACACAAACGGGAAAAATTAAGTATCGCCCAGATTATTATGATTTTAGCATAATTGCAAATGACACAATTTCGGTGTTAAGAGAACAAGCAATCAAGAAAAATATAACCTTGAGATCAGATATTTCCTTTAATACAATTGCATATTTCGATTCAAATATGATTATCACTTTGCTGAGGAATTTGGTTTCCAATGCCATAAAATTTTCATTCAGAGATTCTGAAGTTTTCATTCGCTCTGAATATATTAAAAAAGAGGTTGATTCTCAGAAAAAGAGCTATTTGCAAATTTCTGTATCAGACAAAGGAGTTGGAATTAGGAAGGAGAATTTTGACAAACTTTTTTATATAGACAAACACTTCAAAACCGAAGGCACCGAAAACGAAAAAGGAACGGGTCTTGGTTTAATTCTCTGCAAAGAATTTGTTGAAATAAATGATGGTACTATTTGGTTAGAAAGTGAAATTGGAAAAGGGAGTACTTTTTATTTTTGTTTACCAATGATTGATTAG
- a CDS encoding peptidylprolyl isomerase, protein MNNIFRNFIFGLLLITAMCSSPAENLERKEISSSKKKEDIEMDEDMALIEKRISEQKAKQYNISSKNVVEFLTKYGQENPETIVQISTEFGNMKLKLYEETPLHRANFLLLAKNKYYDKTIFYRIVENFMIQGGDIDEDYIINKKAFFGQYTIPSEMKDKFYHKRGAIAMARDYNKNPDKRSSFYDFYIVQGEKLSDPKLDAIEDYYKIELDEIRRNTYKKIGGTPHLDGEHTVFGEIIEGIDVIDKIAKVPEDNGDWPINNINIKLTVIE, encoded by the coding sequence ATGAACAATATTTTCAGAAATTTTATATTTGGTTTATTGCTTATTACTGCAATGTGTAGCTCTCCGGCTGAAAATCTTGAACGAAAAGAAATTTCGTCTTCAAAAAAAAAAGAAGATATAGAAATGGATGAAGATATGGCATTAATTGAAAAAAGAATTTCTGAACAAAAAGCCAAACAATACAATATCTCAAGTAAAAATGTTGTTGAATTTCTCACTAAATACGGTCAAGAAAATCCGGAAACCATAGTGCAAATTTCTACAGAGTTTGGCAATATGAAATTAAAACTTTATGAAGAGACACCTCTTCACAGAGCAAACTTTTTGCTCCTGGCGAAAAACAAATATTACGATAAAACAATTTTTTACAGAATAGTCGAAAATTTTATGATACAAGGTGGAGATATCGATGAAGATTATATCATAAACAAAAAAGCATTTTTTGGGCAATACACGATTCCCTCGGAAATGAAAGATAAATTTTATCACAAAAGAGGTGCAATTGCAATGGCTCGCGACTATAATAAAAATCCCGATAAACGATCATCCTTTTATGATTTTTATATTGTGCAAGGCGAAAAACTTAGCGATCCAAAACTTGATGCTATTGAAGATTATTACAAAATTGAATTAGATGAAATCCGTAGAAATACATACAAAAAAATCGGAGGAACACCTCATCTTGATGGCGAACATACAGTTTTCGGAGAAATTATTGAAGGCATAGATGTAATTGATAAAATTGCTAAAGTTCCTGAAGATAATGGAGATTGGCCAATAAATAATATTAATATAAAACTGACTGTAATTGAGTAA
- a CDS encoding acyl-CoA dehydrogenase, translating to MIDFSLTKEQEAIQEKYRDFAKRIIIPNSLKYDKLAEFPWDIVKTAYDEKIMNGPMPTKFGGNGFNIMDSAIASEELGAGCIGIGICIDANTLALTPLLLAANEEQQNRFYGRIIEEKGVAAYCLTEPNAGSDVAGIKSTAIKQGDKYILNGHKRFITNGEVASFHTVFALTNPEKGARSLTAFVVPTDLPGIEIKPRLEKMGQKASVQNEIIYTNVEVPAENMLGNEDHGFLIAMKTFDRTRTGVAALSLGAARSAYEISRDWAKNRVQFGKPIAANQAIGFMLADMATEIEAARMITWNAAWAYDSKIRTASKLSAMSKLYASDVAMKVATNAVQVMGGDGYSTEFGVEKIMRDVKLCQIYEGTNQVQRIVISKSILK from the coding sequence ATGATTGATTTTTCATTAACAAAAGAACAAGAAGCAATTCAAGAAAAATATAGGGATTTTGCCAAAAGGATAATTATTCCTAACAGCTTGAAATACGACAAATTAGCAGAATTTCCATGGGATATTGTAAAAACTGCTTATGATGAAAAAATAATGAACGGACCTATGCCTACAAAATTTGGGGGTAACGGATTTAATATTATGGATAGTGCTATAGCTTCAGAAGAATTGGGGGCTGGCTGTATCGGAATTGGCATTTGTATCGATGCTAACACTCTGGCACTTACGCCTTTACTTTTAGCTGCGAATGAAGAACAACAAAATAGATTTTATGGTAGGATTATAGAAGAAAAAGGCGTTGCCGCATATTGCTTAACTGAACCAAATGCCGGCTCCGATGTTGCCGGAATAAAATCTACTGCTATAAAACAAGGAGACAAATACATTTTGAATGGGCACAAAAGATTTATTACAAATGGTGAAGTTGCATCATTCCATACTGTTTTTGCTTTGACAAACCCCGAAAAAGGTGCAAGAAGTCTGACAGCATTTGTTGTTCCAACCGATTTGCCCGGCATCGAAATTAAACCACGATTAGAAAAAATGGGACAAAAAGCATCTGTTCAAAACGAAATTATTTATACAAATGTTGAAGTGCCTGCCGAAAATATGTTAGGAAATGAAGATCATGGTTTTTTAATTGCAATGAAAACTTTTGACAGAACAAGAACAGGTGTAGCCGCTTTAAGTCTTGGGGCTGCAAGATCTGCTTACGAAATTTCAAGAGATTGGGCTAAAAACAGAGTTCAATTTGGCAAACCTATCGCAGCAAATCAAGCTATTGGTTTTATGTTGGCAGATATGGCAACAGAAATAGAAGCTGCCCGAATGATTACCTGGAATGCAGCCTGGGCTTACGATTCTAAAATACGAACTGCCTCGAAACTTTCTGCAATGTCGAAATTATATGCTTCCGATGTGGCTATGAAAGTTGCTACCAATGCAGTTCAGGTGATGGGTGGAGATGGATATTCTACCGAATTTGGTGTTGAAAAAATTATGCGAGATGTTAAACTTTGTCAAATTTATGAAGGAACCAATCAGGTTCAAAGAATTGTAATTTCTAAAAGCATTTTGAAATAA
- the plsY gene encoding glycerol-3-phosphate 1-O-acyltransferase PlsY has translation MVQTYLINIFLVLIAYLLGSIPSSVWIGKIFYNIDVREHGSGNAGTTNTFRVLGVKAGIPVFIFDALKGWLAVKLIYFTNYYIPSSGDFINFQLLLGIFAVLGHIFPIYVRFKGGKGVATLFGVVLSIHPYAALISVGIFAFLLIATRYVSLSSMIAGFSFPVIIIFVFKTTTLSLVIFSLIIAILLLLTHQRNIERLLSKEESKISIKKKSDKKNNER, from the coding sequence TTGGTACAAACATATTTGATAAATATTTTTTTAGTTTTGATAGCCTATTTATTAGGCTCTATTCCATCATCAGTATGGATAGGAAAAATATTTTACAATATTGATGTACGCGAACACGGCAGCGGAAATGCGGGGACTACTAACACTTTCAGAGTTTTAGGTGTAAAAGCAGGAATTCCGGTTTTTATATTTGATGCCCTCAAAGGCTGGCTTGCCGTTAAACTAATCTATTTTACAAACTATTATATTCCATCCTCCGGCGATTTCATAAATTTTCAACTATTGTTAGGAATTTTTGCTGTTTTAGGTCATATTTTCCCAATTTACGTGCGATTTAAAGGCGGGAAAGGAGTTGCTACCCTTTTTGGAGTAGTTCTATCAATTCACCCATATGCAGCTTTGATTTCAGTTGGAATATTTGCCTTTCTACTCATAGCAACAAGATATGTATCTTTAAGCTCAATGATTGCAGGCTTTTCGTTTCCAGTTATTATAATTTTTGTTTTTAAAACAACTACCTTATCGCTCGTAATTTTTTCATTGATTATTGCTATTCTATTATTGCTTACTCATCAAAGAAATATTGAAAGGCTTCTGTCGAAAGAAGAATCGAAAATCTCGATAAAAAAGAAATCGGATAAAAAAAACAATGAAAGGTGA